One Antarctobacter heliothermus DNA segment encodes these proteins:
- a CDS encoding penicillin-binding protein 1A, with protein sequence MLRFIFSFFGAIFAVVTMGTMMVALTIGAVFWMYGRDLPSHDHLAQYTPPTISRIYSTEGAVIDEFAQERRLYTPAAQIPDLVKDAFISAEDKNFYTHQGYDLRGIAAAAVQAVQTRGRDVRGASTITQQVMKNFLLSGDRQAERKIKEIILASRVENALSKEKILELYLNEIFLGQNAYGVTAAAQVYFNKSLSELAPHEAAMLASLPKAPSDYHPVRRKERLQERRDFVLKEMNENGVIDDATYEIEVAQPLRSVQNGDFEPYQLSLPPRDYFTDEIRRQLSRDFGEDQFFSGGYAVRATLDAEMQEKAAASLRRALEKFDRGQGKWRGTGKTLDAALLSDETAWREALAQVRVARDVTLGNPWHVAVVREVRDNSLLIGIEDVALDDPRGAEVPRSDTDWFSGSLKENFEVGDVVHVRAITQDTDGTFMRWSLRQVPEVQGGFMAMDAHTGRVIAMQGGFSYQHSVFNRATQAQRQPGSSFKPFVYASALDSGYSPATIVVDAPIEINTGGSIWRPQNASHKFYGPTPLRTGIEQSRNLMTIRLAQEVGMDIVASYAEKFGVYDRMGQVLANALGADETTLFKMVAAYAMFANGGQRVEPTLVDRVQDRYGSTVYSHEQALGNKRVCVDCSNPELAPGQAPKIADERERVMNAVTAYQLTSMMRGVVERGTASRTVNLSVPTAGKTGTTNDAKDVWFVGFTSNIVAGCYIGYDTPRSMGRGASGGGMCGPVFTEFMREAVKKYGGGSFKVPEECQFIKIDRFSGARLPNEASGPNVVSECFRLGEEPIFGIMFDGGFAISGNFDMIQPDGSTVAQEVTTSTGDKAIVGPKAGFGTLSSGGLY encoded by the coding sequence GTGCTGCGTTTCATCTTTTCCTTCTTCGGGGCGATTTTCGCCGTTGTGACCATGGGCACCATGATGGTGGCGCTGACCATCGGGGCGGTGTTCTGGATGTACGGGCGCGATCTGCCCAGCCATGACCACTTGGCGCAATACACGCCACCGACGATCAGCCGGATCTATTCCACCGAAGGGGCTGTGATCGACGAATTCGCGCAAGAACGCCGGTTGTATACGCCTGCCGCCCAGATCCCCGATTTGGTCAAGGACGCGTTCATCTCTGCCGAGGACAAGAACTTTTACACCCATCAGGGCTATGACCTGCGCGGCATCGCCGCCGCCGCGGTGCAAGCAGTGCAAACCCGCGGTCGCGACGTGCGCGGTGCGTCCACCATCACCCAACAGGTGATGAAGAACTTTCTTCTGTCAGGCGACAGGCAGGCAGAGCGCAAGATCAAGGAAATCATCCTTGCCAGCCGGGTCGAGAATGCGCTGTCCAAGGAGAAGATCCTTGAACTGTACCTCAACGAGATCTTTCTTGGCCAAAACGCCTATGGTGTGACCGCCGCCGCACAGGTCTATTTCAACAAAAGCCTGTCAGAACTTGCACCGCATGAGGCGGCAATGCTGGCCTCTCTGCCCAAGGCACCGTCCGATTATCACCCCGTGCGCCGCAAGGAACGCTTGCAGGAACGTCGGGACTTCGTGCTGAAAGAGATGAATGAAAACGGCGTCATTGATGACGCCACCTATGAGATCGAGGTCGCGCAGCCGCTGCGGTCGGTCCAGAACGGCGATTTTGAACCTTACCAATTGTCATTGCCGCCGCGTGACTATTTCACCGATGAGATTCGCCGTCAGTTGAGCCGCGATTTCGGTGAGGATCAGTTCTTTTCCGGCGGTTATGCAGTCCGCGCGACGCTGGACGCCGAGATGCAGGAAAAGGCCGCTGCCTCGTTGCGGCGGGCTCTGGAAAAGTTCGACCGCGGTCAGGGCAAATGGCGTGGCACTGGCAAGACACTGGACGCTGCGCTGCTGTCTGATGAGACCGCATGGCGGGAGGCGTTGGCGCAGGTTCGCGTGGCGCGTGACGTCACGCTGGGCAACCCTTGGCATGTCGCAGTGGTGCGCGAGGTGCGCGACAATTCCCTGTTGATCGGGATCGAGGACGTGGCGCTGGATGACCCGCGCGGGGCAGAGGTACCGCGATCGGATACGGATTGGTTCTCGGGCAGCCTGAAAGAGAACTTTGAAGTTGGCGACGTGGTGCATGTGCGCGCCATCACTCAGGACACCGACGGCACGTTCATGCGCTGGTCGCTGCGGCAGGTGCCAGAGGTGCAAGGCGGCTTTATGGCGATGGACGCCCATACCGGGCGGGTGATTGCGATGCAGGGCGGGTTTTCCTACCAGCATTCGGTCTTTAATCGCGCAACGCAGGCACAGCGTCAGCCCGGCTCCAGCTTCAAACCCTTTGTCTATGCCTCCGCGCTGGACTCTGGCTATTCACCCGCCACCATCGTCGTGGACGCCCCGATCGAGATCAACACCGGCGGCAGCATCTGGCGACCGCAGAACGCTTCTCACAAGTTCTACGGGCCGACACCGCTGCGCACCGGCATCGAACAGTCGCGCAACCTGATGACCATCCGCCTCGCGCAAGAGGTGGGTATGGACATTGTTGCCAGCTACGCCGAGAAATTTGGCGTCTACGACCGCATGGGGCAGGTGCTGGCCAACGCGTTGGGGGCGGATGAGACAACCCTGTTCAAGATGGTCGCGGCCTATGCGATGTTCGCCAATGGTGGTCAGCGGGTCGAACCGACGCTGGTGGACCGTGTGCAGGATCGCTATGGCTCGACGGTATATTCGCATGAACAGGCATTGGGCAACAAACGGGTTTGCGTGGATTGCAGCAACCCTGAACTGGCCCCCGGTCAGGCCCCAAAGATTGCGGATGAACGCGAAAGGGTGATGAACGCGGTTACCGCCTATCAGCTGACCTCGATGATGCGCGGCGTGGTCGAACGCGGCACCGCCAGCCGCACGGTCAATCTCAGCGTGCCGACAGCAGGTAAGACGGGGACGACAAACGACGCCAAGGATGTCTGGTTTGTCGGCTTTACCTCCAACATCGTGGCGGGGTGCTACATCGGTTACGACACGCCCCGTTCGATGGGACGCGGTGCGTCGGGGGGCGGCATGTGCGGTCCGGTCTTTACCGAGTTCATGCGCGAAGCGGTCAAGAAATACGGCGGCGGGTCATTCAAGGTTCCCGAGGAATGCCAGTTCATCAAAATCGACCGTTTCTCCGGCGCGCGGTTGCCGAATGAGGCCAGCGGACCGAATGTGGTGTCTGAATGTTTCCGCCTTGGCGAAGAGCCGATCTTTGGCATCATGTTCGACGGCGGCTTTGCCATCTCCGGCAATTTCGACATGATCCAGCCGGACGGGTCGACCGTCGCACAAGAAGTCACAACGTCGACCGGGGACAAGGCCATTGTTGGACCGAAGGCGGGCTTTGGCACGCTGTCGTCGGGCGGATTGTACTAA
- the prfB gene encoding peptide chain release factor 2 encodes MRAEIQNHVDKIEKSLDLLAQRLDWNTAQHRLEEFNARVEDPNLWDDPAAAQKLMRERQQLVDAMETYSAMKQDLADQMELIELGEMEDDAEVVAEAEQAITAMVGKAAKKELEALLNGETDGNDAFLEIKAGAGGTEACDWANMLARMYVRWAEKRGFEVDLQEEQSGGEAGIKSATYQIKGPNAYGWLKSESGTHRLVRISPFGKGTRETSFAAVGAYPVIDDNIEIEVNPADIRIDTYRSSGAGGQHVNTTDSAVRITHAPTGIVVTSSEKSQHQNRDIAMKALKSRLYQMELDKRNAEVNALHEAKGDAGWGNQIRSYVLQPYQMVKDLRTNYETADTSGVLDGDLDPFMAATLAMNVSGKSRADAQSED; translated from the coding sequence ATGCGCGCAGAAATCCAGAACCATGTCGACAAGATCGAGAAATCGCTCGACCTGCTGGCGCAGCGCCTTGATTGGAACACCGCTCAGCACCGGCTGGAGGAATTCAACGCACGGGTTGAAGACCCCAACCTCTGGGATGATCCGGCGGCGGCGCAAAAACTGATGCGAGAACGTCAGCAGCTGGTCGACGCAATGGAAACCTATTCCGCGATGAAACAGGACTTAGCCGATCAGATGGAACTGATCGAACTGGGCGAGATGGAAGACGACGCCGAGGTTGTCGCCGAGGCCGAGCAAGCCATCACCGCGATGGTCGGCAAAGCTGCCAAGAAGGAACTTGAGGCGCTGCTGAACGGTGAAACGGACGGCAACGACGCCTTTCTGGAAATCAAGGCCGGCGCTGGCGGCACCGAGGCCTGCGACTGGGCCAACATGCTGGCGCGGATGTATGTTCGCTGGGCCGAAAAGCGCGGCTTTGAGGTAGACCTGCAAGAAGAACAGTCCGGCGGTGAGGCGGGCATCAAATCCGCCACCTACCAGATCAAGGGGCCAAACGCCTATGGCTGGCTGAAATCAGAAAGCGGCACGCATCGGTTGGTGCGCATTTCGCCTTTTGGCAAAGGCACACGAGAAACATCCTTTGCCGCTGTCGGGGCCTATCCAGTGATCGATGACAACATCGAGATTGAGGTGAACCCCGCCGATATCCGCATCGACACCTACCGGTCGTCCGGGGCGGGCGGGCAGCACGTCAACACCACTGACTCGGCTGTGCGGATCACCCACGCGCCCACCGGGATCGTTGTGACGTCGTCCGAGAAATCGCAGCACCAGAACCGGGACATCGCCATGAAGGCGTTGAAATCGCGGTTGTATCAGATGGAGTTGGACAAGCGGAATGCAGAGGTCAACGCCCTGCATGAGGCCAAAGGCGATGCCGGATGGGGCAACCAGATCCGGTCTTATGTCCTTCAGCCCTACCAGATGGTCAAAGATCTGCGCACCAACTATGAAACCGCCGATACCTCGGGCGTGCTGGATGGGGATCTTGATCCGTTCATGGCGGCGACGCTGGCAATGAATGTGTCGGGCAAAAGCCGCGCAGACGCGCAGTCCGAGGACTGA
- a CDS encoding MotA/TolQ/ExbB proton channel family protein — MTPMPRAADQDNGILPVRPWRSLLICAALVALTVALFRDLGLTDPRSIADAARDLTQTVTSWVAGFGDTPPDAAPGVLPNSDVPTELTLLPGAASDAPPDDSGYPLLTRLLGDPVRLVFAAGCLATLLFISVQLICLAIDTRLVARHEARAGLLTPLAQLTRLFAARRLRAGHPEQRRLDAFDLATEGDVIADPLRLGLTAFPMLGFLGTVVGLSGAIESLPGAIGNPDALQPVLSELHVAFDTTLLGLIGALICLIGAKAIDQAWERLSRRAGLE, encoded by the coding sequence ATGACCCCGATGCCGCGCGCCGCGGATCAGGACAACGGTATTTTGCCAGTCCGCCCTTGGCGCAGCCTGCTGATCTGTGCCGCACTGGTGGCGTTGACGGTGGCCCTGTTCCGCGATCTGGGACTGACGGACCCCCGCAGCATCGCCGACGCAGCGCGCGATCTGACTCAGACTGTGACCTCATGGGTGGCGGGATTTGGTGACACGCCGCCAGATGCTGCGCCGGGTGTTTTACCGAATTCCGACGTGCCTACCGAACTCACGCTCCTACCCGGCGCTGCGTCCGATGCCCCCCCCGACGACAGCGGGTATCCCCTTTTGACGCGTCTCCTTGGTGATCCGGTCCGGCTGGTCTTTGCCGCCGGATGTCTTGCCACGCTGCTGTTTATCTCCGTCCAGCTGATCTGCCTTGCCATCGACACCCGCCTAGTCGCCCGCCATGAGGCACGCGCGGGCCTGTTGACGCCCTTGGCGCAACTGACACGGTTGTTCGCGGCCCGCAGGTTGCGCGCCGGTCACCCGGAACAGCGGCGGCTGGACGCCTTTGATCTTGCCACAGAGGGCGACGTCATCGCAGATCCCTTGCGGCTGGGCCTGACAGCCTTTCCGATGCTGGGCTTTCTGGGCACGGTTGTTGGCCTATCCGGCGCGATCGAGTCGCTGCCCGGGGCCATCGGCAACCCGGACGCGCTACAACCTGTGCTGTCGGAACTGCATGTTGCCTTTGACACCACGCTGTTGGGATTGATCGGCGCGCTGATCTGTCTGATCGGGGCCAAGGCGATTGATCAGGCCTGGGAGCGCCTGTCGCGCCGCGCCGGTCTGGAATGA
- a CDS encoding DEAD/DEAH box helicase, producing the protein MISSLSEALAERGFDKLTPVQEAVIAPELAASDLLVSAQTGSGKTVGFGLAIAPTLLGEATSFDRAAEPLALVIAPTRELAFQVKQELAWLYARTGAVVTSCVGGMDMRDERRALSRGAHIVVGTPGRLKDHILRGSLDLSGLKAAVLDEADEMLDLGFHEDLEYILGESPEERRTLLFSATVPPTIVKLAEQYQRDAQRISTLTGTTQHADISYQAIRVAASDSEHAIFNMLRFHHDQSAIVFANTRAAVNHLSARLGNRGLATVSLSGELSQTERTHALQAMRDGRARVCVATDVAARGIDLPNLNLVIHADLPTNTESLLHRSGRTGRAGRKGISALIVPPRMTNKADRLLKWAKINAEWTEAPSPEDILRQDEERLLNDPAWDEPVTEDQSTFAAKLLERHGPEAIAAAYLRMYQSRHAAPEELLPPDSKPARNAERSFGPSRWVSLSVGRGDRAEARWLLPLLCRSGGLDKNDIGAIRVQDSETYVELLAAKVDGFLSALGADAVLEDGIAVRAMDKAPDLKPQRRGPKPDGAGPRPRRDFDNDDKPRKPRPPRHDDAAPAPRKDRAEATERPRPAARAVHGDKPSYGDKPKYGEKPKYGDKPKSGDKPRYEGKPKYEGKPKYEGKPRQEAGSSAPGQSRSRDQDATGPAKFKARPSPAGKPGHKSTGPKPFGAKPKGPGKGKPAGAGDASNTSKRFVPKKPGKPAGKPRGPGGPREGGFDAPKRGKR; encoded by the coding sequence ATGATCTCTTCTCTGTCCGAGGCGCTCGCCGAGCGTGGTTTCGACAAATTGACCCCTGTTCAGGAGGCCGTGATTGCGCCGGAACTGGCGGCGTCGGACCTGCTGGTGTCGGCGCAAACCGGGTCAGGCAAGACCGTGGGCTTTGGCCTTGCCATCGCACCCACCCTACTGGGTGAGGCGACGTCCTTTGACCGCGCGGCAGAGCCGCTGGCGCTGGTCATCGCGCCGACACGCGAACTGGCGTTTCAGGTCAAACAGGAACTGGCGTGGCTGTATGCCCGCACCGGCGCGGTTGTCACCTCCTGCGTGGGCGGCATGGACATGCGCGACGAACGCCGCGCCTTGTCGCGCGGTGCGCATATCGTTGTCGGCACCCCCGGCCGCCTCAAGGACCACATCCTGCGCGGATCGCTGGATCTCAGCGGGCTGAAGGCGGCGGTGCTGGACGAAGCGGATGAGATGCTGGACCTCGGGTTTCATGAGGATCTGGAGTATATTCTGGGGGAATCCCCGGAAGAGCGGCGCACGCTGCTGTTCTCGGCCACTGTGCCGCCGACCATCGTCAAGCTTGCGGAACAGTATCAACGCGACGCACAGCGGATCAGCACGCTCACCGGCACCACGCAGCACGCCGATATTTCCTATCAGGCCATCCGCGTCGCAGCGTCGGACAGCGAACATGCGATTTTCAACATGTTGCGCTTTCATCACGATCAAAGCGCCATCGTCTTTGCGAACACCCGTGCTGCAGTGAACCATCTGTCGGCGCGGCTGGGCAACCGGGGGCTGGCCACGGTCAGCCTGTCGGGGGAACTTAGCCAGACCGAACGCACCCATGCGTTGCAGGCGATGCGCGACGGACGGGCGCGGGTCTGTGTGGCCACGGATGTGGCGGCGCGGGGCATCGACCTGCCGAACCTCAATCTGGTGATCCACGCCGATCTGCCCACGAATACCGAAAGCCTGCTGCACCGCTCTGGTCGGACGGGCCGGGCAGGGCGCAAGGGGATCTCAGCGCTGATCGTGCCGCCGCGCATGACCAACAAGGCCGACAGGCTGCTGAAATGGGCCAAGATCAACGCCGAATGGACAGAGGCACCGTCGCCGGAGGATATTCTGCGCCAGGACGAAGAGCGCCTGTTGAACGATCCCGCATGGGATGAGCCCGTGACCGAGGACCAGAGCACCTTTGCTGCCAAACTGTTGGAGCGTCACGGTCCCGAGGCCATCGCCGCCGCTTATCTACGGATGTACCAGTCGCGCCATGCCGCCCCCGAAGAATTGCTGCCGCCGGATTCCAAACCGGCCCGCAATGCAGAGCGCAGCTTTGGCCCCAGCCGCTGGGTGTCGCTGTCGGTCGGTCGCGGTGACCGCGCAGAGGCGCGCTGGCTCTTGCCGCTGCTGTGCCGCTCAGGCGGGCTGGACAAGAACGACATTGGCGCGATCCGCGTGCAGGACAGTGAGACCTATGTGGAATTGCTGGCCGCCAAGGTTGACGGCTTCCTGTCCGCACTGGGCGCCGATGCGGTGCTGGAAGACGGCATTGCCGTGCGTGCCATGGACAAGGCCCCGGACCTGAAACCGCAGCGTCGTGGGCCGAAACCCGACGGTGCCGGTCCGCGTCCCCGCCGGGATTTCGACAACGACGACAAACCGCGCAAGCCGCGTCCGCCGCGCCACGACGATGCCGCGCCCGCGCCGCGCAAGGACCGCGCCGAGGCCACCGAGCGGCCCAGACCGGCAGCCCGCGCCGTGCATGGCGACAAGCCGTCGTATGGCGATAAGCCGAAGTACGGCGAAAAACCAAAGTACGGGGACAAGCCGAAGTCCGGGGACAAGCCCAGATATGAGGGCAAGCCCAAGTACGAAGGCAAACCCAAATACGAGGGCAAGCCTCGGCAAGAGGCGGGCTCATCGGCTCCGGGGCAATCCCGCTCTCGGGATCAGGACGCGACCGGACCGGCCAAGTTTAAAGCCAGACCCAGCCCTGCCGGAAAGCCGGGCCATAAATCGACCGGCCCCAAGCCGTTTGGGGCCAAGCCAAAGGGGCCGGGCAAGGGCAAGCCTGCTGGCGCTGGTGATGCAAGCAATACGTCCAAGCGGTTTGTACCCAAGAAGCCGGGTAAACCGGCTGGCAAGCCGCGCGGACCGGGCGGCCCCCGCGAAGGTGGCTTTGACGCGCCCAAGCGCGGAAAGCGCTAG
- a CDS encoding trans-sulfuration enzyme family protein — MTDTSNRKHSLVTRVAQALHVIEAETGAVVPSIQPAATYARDENYAVRKPYWYRRDGNQTTSQAEAIIAELENATESFLFASGMSACTAVIEHLPTGAHVVVPRVMYHGVLYQIQTYAKKGRISVSYYTAGNLDELAAAVKPGETRLVWVETPNNPNWEVTDIAAAAEIAHAAGAKLLTDCTATPPNMTRALDLGADFSFHSATKFLNGHSDCTAGVLSVKEVDQDWEDIYMVRKLHGTVLQSHDAWLLIRGMRTLFLRVEKSCKNAMAIARHFEGHQHVAAVLYPGLPSDPGHEVAKRQTDGQFGGMLSILIDGTEQNAIDVARFCEVFYPATSLGGVESLIEHRKTVSGEGFPVDARLLRLSAGIEDPDDLIYDLEQAIARAFS; from the coding sequence ATGACCGACACCAGCAACCGCAAACACTCTCTTGTCACCCGGGTCGCGCAGGCGCTGCACGTCATTGAGGCTGAGACTGGCGCGGTTGTGCCGTCGATCCAGCCAGCGGCCACCTATGCGCGCGACGAAAACTACGCGGTGCGCAAGCCGTACTGGTATCGCCGTGACGGCAACCAGACCACCAGTCAGGCCGAGGCAATCATCGCCGAGCTGGAAAACGCCACGGAGTCGTTCCTGTTCGCGTCCGGCATGTCGGCCTGCACCGCTGTGATTGAACATTTGCCGACCGGCGCGCATGTTGTGGTGCCGCGCGTCATGTATCACGGCGTCCTGTACCAGATTCAAACCTATGCGAAGAAGGGGCGGATCAGCGTAAGCTACTACACCGCTGGAAACCTTGATGAACTGGCGGCGGCGGTCAAACCCGGCGAAACCCGGCTGGTCTGGGTCGAAACGCCCAACAACCCCAATTGGGAAGTCACCGATATTGCTGCCGCCGCAGAGATCGCCCATGCCGCCGGGGCCAAGCTGTTGACCGATTGTACCGCGACACCGCCCAACATGACCCGGGCGCTGGATCTGGGGGCGGATTTCTCATTCCATTCGGCGACCAAGTTCCTGAACGGCCATTCGGATTGCACCGCCGGGGTGTTGTCGGTCAAGGAAGTCGATCAGGACTGGGAAGACATCTACATGGTGCGCAAACTGCACGGCACGGTATTGCAGTCGCATGATGCCTGGCTGTTGATCCGGGGAATGCGGACGCTGTTCCTGCGGGTCGAAAAGTCGTGCAAGAACGCCATGGCGATTGCCAGACATTTCGAGGGTCACCAACATGTGGCGGCAGTGCTGTATCCCGGTCTGCCCTCTGATCCGGGCCATGAGGTGGCCAAGCGTCAGACTGACGGGCAATTTGGCGGTATGTTGTCGATCCTGATCGACGGAACCGAACAGAACGCCATCGACGTGGCGCGGTTCTGCGAGGTGTTCTATCCCGCAACTTCGCTGGGCGGGGTCGAAAGCCTGATTGAACATCGCAAGACGGTGTCCGGTGAGGGGTTTCCCGTGGACGCCCGCCTGTTGCGACTGTCCGCCGGGATCGAAGACCCCGACGATCTGATCTATGATCTGGAACAAGCGATTGCGCGGGCGTTCAGCTAG
- a CDS encoding GcvT family protein → MPEPLPSHASVVVIGGGIMGCSTLYHLAQMGVSDAVLLERNALTSGTTWHSAAQVRALRNSRNLTRMIQYSVDLYSRLEQETRQSVGWIQKGSLSIATNPDRLTHVKRQEALAHAYGIDAVSIPPGEAKERWPLMNAEDVLGAVWSPSDGRVSPSDVCAALVKGAKAQAAKLFERTGVTGILTDQGRITGVETTQGAITCDAVALCTGLWSREVGAMAGAEVPALACEHFYLLTKPIDGIVGNTPTLSDHDNHLYIRDDSGGLLVGCFEPMGKPIAPGVLNESFEFGLLPEDWDHFEPMMMNALHRLPALETAEVKMLLNGPESFTPDGTFMLGETAETRGLFLGCGMNSVGMASGGGAGMNLAHAIVHGHTAYDLSEADAKRFAPVFNSVEHLMARAPEILGTHYDICYPGKQLKTARDLRRLPLDAEYRAAGAHMGQVYGWERPLYFGKTAEPVLRFDRPDWFENVRAEVSAAHEKAAIFDASPLGKIEVTGPDAEAFLRYTCAGHVQRSPGSVIYTAVLNQRGTYESDITAHRIAQDHYRLFVGTNAIKRDLAWFRRHAVGFDLTLEDSTEKYAVLGLMGPEAARIVGDCGAPDLNDLGYFKVGPAHIAGKHVRAARLSYVGEAGWEITCLTENARAIYAALTAAGAVPAGLFAQTSMRVEKGFCAMGHELDSDVTPISAGLDFATRKSGGFIGANALAAARAKGDVSRVFSLTLDDPTAVPLGHEPVYLDGKIVGQTTTCAFGYRVGKPVALCHGHHRLAGGTRLQVDIARQMFDATVAEGPMFDPDGTQMKV, encoded by the coding sequence ATGCCAGAGCCTCTTCCCTCTCACGCCTCCGTTGTTGTCATTGGTGGTGGCATCATGGGATGTTCCACCCTGTACCACCTCGCCCAAATGGGTGTCAGCGATGCGGTCCTGCTGGAACGCAATGCGCTGACCTCTGGCACCACTTGGCATTCCGCCGCACAGGTGCGGGCGCTGCGCAATTCGCGTAACCTGACGCGGATGATCCAGTATTCCGTCGATCTGTATTCACGGCTGGAACAGGAAACCAGGCAGTCAGTCGGTTGGATCCAGAAGGGATCGCTGTCGATCGCCACCAACCCGGACCGCTTAACCCATGTAAAACGTCAAGAGGCGCTGGCACATGCCTATGGCATTGACGCCGTCTCGATCCCCCCCGGAGAGGCCAAGGAACGCTGGCCCCTGATGAATGCCGAGGACGTGCTGGGCGCGGTCTGGTCACCCTCTGACGGCCGGGTGTCGCCCTCTGATGTCTGTGCCGCGCTGGTCAAGGGCGCAAAGGCGCAGGCGGCCAAGCTGTTCGAACGGACCGGCGTCACCGGCATCCTGACCGATCAGGGCCGCATCACCGGGGTTGAGACGACACAGGGCGCGATCACCTGCGACGCGGTGGCGCTATGCACCGGACTGTGGTCGCGCGAGGTAGGCGCTATGGCCGGGGCCGAGGTTCCGGCGCTGGCCTGCGAACATTTTTACCTGTTAACCAAACCGATTGACGGCATTGTCGGCAACACCCCGACCCTGTCGGATCACGACAACCACCTGTATATCCGCGATGACAGCGGCGGTCTGCTGGTCGGCTGTTTCGAACCGATGGGTAAACCCATCGCGCCGGGCGTGCTGAACGAGAGCTTTGAATTTGGTCTGCTGCCAGAGGACTGGGACCACTTTGAGCCGATGATGATGAACGCTCTGCACCGACTGCCCGCACTGGAAACCGCAGAGGTCAAGATGCTGCTGAACGGCCCCGAAAGCTTTACCCCCGACGGCACATTTATGCTGGGCGAAACCGCCGAGACGCGCGGGCTGTTTCTAGGCTGCGGCATGAACTCTGTCGGGATGGCCTCTGGCGGTGGCGCGGGCATGAACCTTGCCCATGCCATCGTGCATGGCCACACCGCCTATGACCTGTCAGAGGCGGATGCCAAGCGCTTTGCCCCGGTGTTCAACTCGGTCGAGCATCTGATGGCCCGCGCGCCAGAGATCCTTGGCACGCATTACGACATTTGCTATCCCGGCAAACAGCTAAAGACCGCACGAGACCTGCGCCGCCTGCCATTGGATGCGGAATACCGCGCCGCTGGTGCGCACATGGGGCAGGTCTATGGCTGGGAGCGGCCGCTGTACTTTGGCAAGACGGCAGAGCCGGTGCTGCGGTTTGACCGGCCCGACTGGTTCGAAAACGTCCGTGCCGAGGTCAGTGCCGCACATGAAAAGGCGGCGATCTTCGACGCCTCGCCCTTGGGCAAGATCGAGGTGACAGGCCCGGACGCCGAGGCATTCTTGCGCTACACTTGCGCCGGTCATGTGCAGCGCTCGCCGGGCTCCGTGATCTACACCGCTGTCCTGAACCAGCGCGGCACTTATGAGAGCGACATCACCGCGCATCGCATCGCACAGGATCACTACCGGCTATTTGTCGGCACCAATGCGATCAAACGCGATTTGGCTTGGTTTCGCCGCCATGCTGTAGGCTTTGACCTGACGCTGGAAGACAGCACCGAAAAGTACGCCGTACTGGGCCTGATGGGACCAGAGGCGGCGCGCATCGTTGGTGACTGCGGCGCGCCAGATCTCAACGATCTGGGATACTTCAAGGTCGGTCCGGCCCATATCGCGGGCAAACATGTGCGCGCCGCGCGCCTGTCCTATGTCGGTGAGGCGGGTTGGGAGATCACCTGTCTGACGGAAAACGCGCGCGCCATCTACGCAGCATTGACGGCGGCAGGTGCGGTGCCTGCGGGGCTGTTTGCACAGACCTCGATGCGGGTTGAAAAGGGCTTCTGCGCCATGGGGCACGAACTGGACAGCGACGTCACGCCGATCAGCGCCGGGCTGGATTTTGCCACCCGGAAATCGGGTGGGTTTATCGGCGCTAACGCTCTGGCGGCGGCGCGTGCGAAGGGCGATGTCTCACGCGTCTTTTCCCTGACCCTGGACGACCCCACAGCGGTGCCGCTGGGTCATGAGCCGGTTTATCTGGACGGCAAGATTGTCGGTCAGACCACGACCTGCGCCTTTGGCTACCGGGTGGGCAAACCCGTTGCGCTGTGCCACGGGCATCACCGTCTGGCAGGGGGTACAAGGCTTCAGGTCGACATCGCACGCCAGATGTTTGACGCAACCGTGGCCGAGGGGCCGATGTTCGACCCAGACGGTACCCAGATGAAGGTTTGA